A genome region from Maridesulfovibrio salexigens DSM 2638 includes the following:
- a CDS encoding class IV adenylate cyclase yields MALETELKYLNADHDKARMIMKEQGAKMLTRHYERNVVLDDPGRTLYKRSALLRVRQAEKVTMTVKRIPAGPVSGKAKVYIEHETEVSNFDETVAALQVLGYSPVFSYEKIREEWEFAGCHICLDQLPFGPFIEIEGSEDGILSCADKLGLSPDAACTKTYHELNRDHRMDCGLEPDENFVFTSEEVQELL; encoded by the coding sequence ATGGCCTTAGAAACCGAATTGAAATATCTTAATGCCGATCACGACAAAGCTCGGATGATTATGAAAGAGCAGGGTGCTAAAATGCTTACCCGTCATTATGAACGTAATGTTGTGCTCGATGATCCGGGCCGTACGCTCTATAAAAGGTCGGCTTTGCTGCGGGTACGTCAGGCGGAAAAGGTGACTATGACTGTTAAGCGTATTCCTGCTGGTCCGGTTTCCGGAAAGGCAAAAGTTTATATAGAGCATGAAACTGAAGTCTCAAATTTTGATGAGACCGTGGCGGCATTACAGGTTTTGGGATATTCTCCTGTTTTCAGCTATGAAAAGATACGCGAGGAATGGGAGTTTGCTGGGTGTCATATTTGCCTTGACCAGCTTCCTTTTGGCCCGTTTATTGAAATTGAAGGATCAGAGGACGGAATTTTGTCCTGTGCAGATAAGTTGGGATTGAGTCCTGATGCTGCCTGCACGAAAACATATCATGAGTTAAACCGGGACCATAGGATGGATTGCGGTTTGGAACCTGATGAAAATTTTGTCTTTACTTCTGAAGAAGTTCAAGAGTTACTTTAA
- the clpA gene encoding ATP-dependent Clp protease ATP-binding subunit ClpA, with protein MLSKALEQALTSAVNEVRLRNHEFLTLEHLLYAIIQEEMGADILAGCGAELSKLRSQLERFFDENLEPLPTGVDTEVIQTLGVRRVLQRAIWQKKAAGKDVVEVGDVVAAMFEEEDSYAVYFLKTHDISRLDILEYISHSMTENDWSEGLDISPNPQQGGSGASPEGKPSGGKDDKKSPLEEFTTNLTQRARDGKIDPLIGRDSEVERTLQVLSRRRKNNPIFVGDPGVGKTAMAEGLALAIAKDNVPLSFSDTDVYALDMGALLAGTKYRGDFESRLKGVLAQLKHKEGAILFVDEIHTIVGAGAVSGGSMDASNILKPFLASGEIRCIGATTYEEYKNHFEKDRALSRRFQKIDISEPSVEETIEILKGLKPYYEEHHNVLYAPSAIKAAAELSGRHINERFLPDKAIDVIDEAGAYYNLSQRKRKDNRIVVSDVEKVISKMARIPTRRITMSDRSRLQELDINLKSVVFGQDEAVDLITKAILRSRAGMKQVGRPTGSFLLTGPTGVGKTELARQLASTMGVHFMRFDMSEYMEKHAVARLIGAPPGYVGFDQGGLLTEGVRKNPHCVILFDEIEKAHPDVFNILLQVMDYATLTDNNGRKADFRHVVLLMTSNAGAREMAKGGIGFGASVKGGEDKGRGLKAVEKIFSPEFRNRLDGIVPFNSLQIDVMELIVEKFIKELNGQLLDNRVSIELDKKSRRWLAEKGHDPAYGARPMARLIQTSIKDEIADEILFGKLVKGGTVAVSTKGKGEDEKLSFKFKTSVKK; from the coding sequence ATGCTCAGTAAGGCATTGGAACAGGCACTGACTTCTGCGGTTAACGAAGTCAGGCTTAGAAATCACGAATTCCTCACTCTTGAACATCTGTTGTATGCGATAATTCAGGAGGAGATGGGTGCAGACATTCTCGCCGGGTGCGGGGCAGAGCTCTCCAAGCTTCGCAGTCAGCTCGAACGTTTTTTCGATGAAAACCTCGAACCTTTGCCCACTGGTGTGGATACCGAAGTTATCCAGACTTTGGGGGTAAGACGTGTCCTGCAGCGTGCCATCTGGCAGAAGAAGGCCGCAGGTAAGGATGTTGTGGAAGTGGGCGATGTTGTCGCCGCCATGTTTGAGGAAGAAGACTCTTATGCAGTTTACTTCTTGAAGACTCACGACATTTCACGTCTTGATATCCTTGAATATATTTCCCATTCAATGACTGAAAACGATTGGAGTGAGGGGCTTGATATCAGTCCCAATCCGCAGCAGGGTGGAAGTGGTGCTTCTCCCGAAGGCAAGCCTTCCGGAGGCAAGGATGACAAAAAGTCCCCGCTGGAAGAGTTCACCACCAATCTCACTCAGCGTGCCCGGGACGGTAAGATTGATCCGCTCATTGGACGCGATAGCGAAGTAGAGCGGACCTTGCAGGTGCTTTCCCGCAGGCGCAAGAACAACCCCATCTTCGTGGGTGATCCCGGTGTAGGTAAGACGGCCATGGCTGAAGGTCTGGCTCTTGCCATTGCCAAGGATAATGTCCCGCTGTCTTTTTCTGACACAGATGTGTATGCACTTGATATGGGTGCTTTGCTGGCTGGAACCAAGTATCGCGGTGATTTTGAATCCCGTCTTAAGGGTGTGCTGGCTCAGCTTAAGCATAAGGAAGGGGCTATCCTCTTCGTGGATGAAATCCACACCATCGTAGGAGCCGGGGCTGTTAGCGGGGGTTCTATGGATGCTTCGAACATCCTCAAGCCGTTTCTCGCTTCCGGTGAAATTCGTTGTATCGGTGCCACCACCTACGAAGAGTACAAGAACCATTTTGAAAAGGACCGTGCGCTTTCCCGCAGGTTCCAGAAGATCGATATCAGTGAACCTTCTGTTGAAGAGACAATAGAAATTCTCAAGGGCCTCAAGCCTTATTACGAAGAGCACCACAATGTGCTTTATGCGCCTTCAGCTATCAAGGCTGCTGCCGAGCTTTCCGGCAGGCATATCAATGAACGTTTTCTGCCGGACAAGGCAATTGACGTAATTGACGAAGCCGGGGCTTATTACAATCTCAGCCAGCGTAAGCGCAAGGACAACCGCATTGTGGTTTCCGATGTGGAAAAGGTCATTTCCAAGATGGCCCGCATTCCGACAAGGCGTATTACCATGTCCGACCGTTCCCGCTTGCAGGAACTGGACATCAATCTCAAGTCTGTTGTTTTTGGACAGGACGAGGCCGTAGACCTGATTACCAAGGCTATTCTGCGCTCCCGTGCAGGTATGAAGCAGGTCGGCAGACCTACCGGCTCCTTCCTGCTTACCGGACCTACCGGGGTTGGTAAGACGGAATTGGCTCGTCAGCTTGCTTCTACTATGGGTGTTCACTTCATGCGTTTTGATATGAGTGAATACATGGAGAAGCATGCGGTGGCTCGTCTGATTGGTGCTCCTCCGGGCTACGTGGGATTTGATCAGGGCGGTCTGCTCACCGAAGGCGTGCGTAAGAACCCGCATTGCGTGATTCTTTTTGATGAAATTGAAAAGGCTCACCCTGATGTGTTCAACATACTCCTGCAGGTAATGGACTACGCAACCCTGACCGACAACAATGGTCGCAAGGCTGATTTCAGGCATGTTGTCCTGCTCATGACCTCCAATGCCGGAGCGCGTGAAATGGCCAAGGGCGGAATCGGCTTCGGTGCCAGTGTTAAGGGCGGCGAAGACAAGGGCCGTGGACTCAAGGCGGTTGAAAAGATCTTCAGCCCTGAATTTCGTAACAGGCTTGATGGAATCGTTCCGTTCAACTCCCTGCAGATTGACGTTATGGAGCTCATCGTTGAGAAGTTCATCAAGGAACTCAACGGACAGTTGCTCGATAACAGAGTCTCTATCGAGCTGGACAAGAAGTCCCGCCGCTGGCTGGCTGAAAAGGGCCATGATCCGGCCTACGGTGCAAGACCCATGGCCCGTTTGATCCAGACTTCCATCAAGGATGAAATCGCTGATGAAATCCTTTTCGGCAAGCTGGTGAAGGGTGGAACTGTTGCAGTCTCCACTAAGGGTAAGGGCGAAGACGAAAAGCTCAGCTTTAAGTTTAAGACATCTGTTAAGAAGTAA
- a CDS encoding DUF190 domain-containing protein translates to MTLPEKAIRLKIFTGEENRIKHRPLYEVIVEEARNQGLAGASVYRGVMGYGANSQVRTTSILRLSEDLPLIIEIIDRPEKIEKFTEFLNENMTEGLVTAEEVNIVVHKHNKGEKQ, encoded by the coding sequence ATGACCCTACCGGAAAAAGCTATAAGACTCAAAATCTTCACTGGAGAGGAAAATAGAATAAAACACCGCCCTCTTTACGAAGTAATAGTAGAAGAAGCTCGCAATCAAGGTCTTGCCGGAGCATCGGTGTACCGTGGGGTAATGGGCTATGGTGCAAACAGTCAGGTCCGCACAACTTCCATACTCAGACTTTCCGAAGACCTGCCCCTAATCATTGAGATTATTGACAGGCCCGAAAAAATTGAAAAATTCACAGAATTTCTTAATGAGAACATGACTGAAGGACTGGTCACCGCCGAAGAGGTAAACATTGTCGTTCACAAACACAATAAAGGCGAAAAGCAATAA
- a CDS encoding protein-glutamate methylesterase/protein-glutamine glutaminase produces MKKTKVLIVDDSALVRQTLQQLFATDSSIEIVGSAGDPFAAAEIMKRVVPDVITLDIEMPKMDGLTFLRKLMTQHPVPVVICSTLTEQGSDAYMKALEYGAVDVITKPKIGTKKFFEESSIRVCDVVKAAAMTRPSKLSARPMTVQPKLTADAVLPKSRPRTTTLQTTEKVVLVGASTGGTEAIQGFLQSMPLDCPGIAIVQHMPEKFTAAFASRLDTICRITVKEARDGDSILRGQALIAPGNKHMLLKRSGARYYVEIKDGPLVSRHRPSVDVLFRSGASSAGKNAVGVIMTGMGDDGAKGMKEMHDAGTYCIAQDEASCVVFGMPQEAIKLGGVDKIIPLKNIPGAVVNFCNR; encoded by the coding sequence ATGAAAAAAACTAAGGTGTTGATCGTTGATGATTCTGCTCTGGTTCGTCAGACGTTGCAGCAGCTTTTCGCTACTGATTCCAGTATAGAGATAGTCGGTAGTGCCGGTGACCCTTTTGCTGCTGCAGAAATAATGAAAAGGGTTGTCCCTGATGTAATCACCCTTGATATTGAAATGCCTAAAATGGACGGACTTACTTTTCTCCGTAAGTTAATGACCCAGCATCCTGTGCCTGTTGTTATTTGTTCTACCCTTACAGAACAGGGCTCGGATGCCTATATGAAAGCTCTTGAATACGGGGCGGTGGATGTGATTACTAAGCCGAAGATAGGTACCAAGAAGTTTTTTGAGGAATCCAGCATTAGGGTTTGTGATGTGGTTAAAGCTGCAGCAATGACCAGACCCAGCAAGCTTTCCGCTCGTCCAATGACAGTTCAGCCCAAGCTTACAGCTGATGCGGTCCTGCCTAAATCCCGGCCTCGGACAACAACTTTGCAGACTACTGAGAAAGTCGTACTTGTTGGAGCCTCCACCGGAGGAACTGAGGCAATTCAAGGCTTTCTGCAAAGCATGCCTCTTGATTGTCCGGGGATTGCAATTGTGCAGCATATGCCGGAAAAATTTACGGCTGCCTTTGCTTCGAGGCTGGATACAATTTGCCGCATTACGGTGAAGGAAGCCAGAGATGGTGACAGTATCTTGAGAGGGCAGGCTTTGATCGCTCCGGGCAATAAGCATATGCTGCTCAAGCGTTCAGGCGCACGTTACTATGTTGAAATTAAAGACGGTCCTCTGGTCAGCCGGCACAGACCTTCAGTAGATGTCTTATTTCGTTCAGGGGCATCAAGTGCCGGGAAGAATGCTGTAGGAGTAATTATGACCGGGATGGGCGATGACGGGGCAAAGGGCATGAAAGAAATGCACGATGCCGGAACATACTGCATAGCACAGGATGAGGCCTCCTGCGTTGTCTTCGGTATGCCGCAGGAAGCCATCAAGTTGGGCGGAGTTGATAAGATTATACCGCTCAAGAATATTCCCGGAGCGGTGGTTAATTTCTGTAACCGTTAG
- the clpS gene encoding ATP-dependent Clp protease adapter ClpS, whose product MAEYKENFESDVLLEDELKEPRKFRVLLHNDDYTSMEFVVAVLMQVFRKTEEESTKIMLQVHNDGVGVCGVYTAEVAETRVEMVKQLAQQAGYPLKCTIEEV is encoded by the coding sequence ATGGCTGAATATAAAGAAAATTTTGAGTCAGATGTACTGCTGGAGGACGAGCTTAAGGAACCGCGGAAGTTCCGGGTGCTCCTGCACAACGATGATTACACTTCCATGGAATTCGTTGTGGCCGTGCTCATGCAGGTTTTCAGGAAAACAGAAGAGGAATCCACGAAAATAATGCTCCAGGTCCACAATGACGGAGTCGGGGTATGTGGAGTTTACACGGCAGAAGTTGCTGAAACTCGCGTTGAAATGGTCAAGCAGCTTGCACAGCAGGCAGGCTATCCGCTGAAATGCACAATCGAAGAGGTCTAG
- the aat gene encoding leucyl/phenylalanyl-tRNA--protein transferase produces the protein MVVYRLIEDPIFPHPDEAEPDGLLAVGGDLSPERLLSAYASGIFPWYDERSPILWWSLDPRLILNFDKLHVSRRVKRKVRKREYTVTFDRAFESVIANCARKFRPGQAGTWILPEMIEAYVKLHKLGFVHSVEVWNREGNLAGGLYGVSLGKVFSGESMFFLEPDASKVGFSYLVQWLKNREFHFVDCQQPTDHLKSLGAEEVSRELFLDMLDEALEHPALRGTWEFMEGEYEMITEVLS, from the coding sequence ATGGTTGTTTACAGATTGATAGAAGACCCCATTTTTCCTCATCCCGATGAAGCGGAGCCGGATGGCCTGCTCGCGGTGGGAGGTGATTTGAGCCCGGAAAGGCTGCTCTCTGCTTATGCTTCGGGAATTTTTCCGTGGTATGATGAGCGTTCGCCTATTCTGTGGTGGTCGCTTGATCCTCGCTTGATATTGAATTTTGATAAGCTGCATGTTTCCCGTCGTGTAAAGCGCAAGGTTAGAAAACGGGAATATACAGTTACCTTTGACCGCGCTTTTGAAAGTGTTATCGCCAACTGTGCCCGCAAATTTCGTCCGGGGCAGGCCGGAACATGGATTCTGCCCGAAATGATCGAAGCTTATGTGAAGCTGCATAAGCTCGGTTTTGTGCATAGTGTGGAAGTATGGAACCGGGAAGGCAATCTTGCCGGTGGGCTTTATGGTGTTTCCCTCGGTAAGGTTTTTTCCGGTGAATCCATGTTTTTTCTTGAGCCTGATGCATCCAAGGTCGGTTTTTCCTACCTCGTGCAATGGCTGAAGAATCGCGAATTCCATTTTGTGGATTGCCAGCAACCGACAGATCATCTTAAATCCTTAGGAGCTGAAGAAGTCAGCAGGGAGCTTTTTTTGGATATGCTTGATGAGGCTCTGGAACACCCGGCCCTGAGGGGAACGTGGGAGTTCATGGAAGGGGAGTATGAGATGATAACGGAAGTTTTAAGCTAG
- the crcB gene encoding fluoride efflux transporter CrcB: MHKYLYIAAGGAAGSLCRYLVSGVTQRMFATSFPIGTFSVNMIGCLFFGLVTGLFEERLGLPPEMRLLILTGFMGAFTTFSTYMFESTNLIKSGQWAMTALNIGGQSILGFACIVGGLALGRLIVS; the protein is encoded by the coding sequence ATGCATAAATATTTATACATAGCGGCAGGCGGAGCAGCCGGAAGCCTGTGCCGTTATCTTGTTTCCGGTGTAACACAACGGATGTTTGCCACATCCTTCCCCATAGGAACATTTTCGGTGAATATGATTGGCTGTCTGTTTTTCGGACTGGTAACCGGACTCTTTGAAGAACGCCTCGGCTTACCCCCGGAAATGCGGCTCCTCATCCTGACTGGATTCATGGGAGCATTCACCACATTTTCAACCTATATGTTTGAATCAACCAACCTGATCAAATCAGGCCAATGGGCCATGACCGCCCTGAATATCGGAGGCCAGAGTATACTGGGATTTGCCTGCATTGTAGGCGGACTGGCACTGGGCAGATTGATTGTTTCCTGA
- the fosX gene encoding FosX/FosE/FosI family fosfomycin resistance hydrolase, whose protein sequence is MKVQGLSHITLIVTDLERTSKLLCEGLGAQEIYDSKHKNFSISQEKFFLLGGIWLATMKGEPTERSYRHIAFKVDEEDLLSFEEKLKSIGVEVLSPRPRIEGEGGSLYFYDFDNNLFELHTGTLDMRLSSYKNNAKN, encoded by the coding sequence ATGAAAGTCCAAGGATTAAGCCATATAACCCTCATAGTTACCGACCTGGAACGCACATCCAAACTATTGTGTGAGGGGTTGGGAGCACAAGAAATATACGACAGCAAACACAAAAACTTCTCCATATCACAAGAGAAGTTTTTCTTATTAGGTGGAATCTGGTTAGCTACAATGAAAGGCGAACCAACTGAACGTTCCTACAGACATATAGCCTTCAAAGTCGATGAAGAAGATCTGCTATCTTTTGAAGAAAAGTTAAAATCTATCGGAGTTGAAGTCCTGTCACCGCGCCCTCGGATTGAAGGAGAAGGTGGGTCACTTTATTTCTATGACTTCGACAACAATCTTTTTGAGTTACACACAGGAACTTTAGATATGCGCCTGTCCAGCTACAAGAACAACGCAAAGAACTAA